In Vibrio gangliei, a single window of DNA contains:
- the cysS gene encoding cysteine--tRNA ligase, whose translation MLKIYNTLTRQKEEFKPIHAGKIGMYVCGVTIYDLCHIGHGRTFVSFDVVSRYLRFLGYDLTFVRNITDIDDKIIKRAAENNETCEALTERLIEEMYADFDALNIKRPDVEPRATHYIKEIIELVERLIERGFAYVADNGDVMFEVKKFEQYGKLSGQDLEQLQAGARVDVESAKRSPMDFVVWKMSKPGEPTWESPWGPGRPGWHIECSAMNSSILGHHFDIHGGGSDLQFPHHENEIAQSCCAHDTQYVNTWMHSGMVMVDREKMSKSLGNFFTIRDVLKHYDSETVRYFLMSGHYRSQLNYSEENLNQARASLERLYTSLRGLDMSASPAGGEEFVARFTAAMNDDFNTPEAYSVLFDMAREVNRLKTVDMDKASALGALMRELADVIGILYQNPEAFLQGEAGSDDEVAEIEALIKLRNDSRAAKDWANADLARDKLNELGIVLEDGAEGTTWRRK comes from the coding sequence ATGTTAAAAATTTATAACACATTGACCCGCCAAAAAGAGGAATTTAAACCTATTCATGCTGGAAAAATTGGCATGTATGTTTGTGGTGTGACTATCTATGATTTGTGCCACATTGGCCATGGCCGTACCTTCGTTTCTTTCGATGTGGTTTCTCGTTATTTGCGTTTCTTAGGCTACGACCTTACTTTTGTGCGCAACATTACTGATATTGATGACAAAATCATTAAACGTGCGGCTGAAAACAATGAAACTTGTGAAGCATTAACCGAACGTTTAATTGAAGAAATGTACGCGGATTTCGATGCGTTGAATATCAAGCGTCCGGATGTTGAGCCTCGTGCAACTCATTACATTAAAGAAATTATTGAGCTCGTTGAACGTTTGATCGAACGCGGTTTTGCTTATGTTGCCGATAATGGCGATGTGATGTTTGAAGTGAAAAAGTTTGAACAATACGGCAAGCTGTCAGGCCAAGATCTAGAGCAATTGCAAGCCGGTGCCCGTGTCGATGTTGAAAGCGCAAAACGTAGTCCAATGGATTTTGTGGTTTGGAAAATGTCGAAACCAGGTGAGCCGACTTGGGAATCGCCTTGGGGCCCAGGTCGTCCAGGTTGGCATATTGAATGTTCAGCAATGAACTCTTCCATTTTAGGTCACCATTTTGATATTCATGGTGGGGGCTCAGATTTACAGTTTCCACATCATGAAAATGAAATTGCTCAATCTTGCTGCGCGCACGATACTCAGTATGTGAATACTTGGATGCACAGCGGAATGGTCATGGTTGATCGTGAAAAGATGTCTAAGTCTTTAGGTAACTTCTTTACCATTCGTGATGTATTGAAACATTACGATTCTGAGACGGTTCGCTACTTTTTGATGTCTGGTCATTACCGTAGTCAGCTGAACTACAGTGAAGAGAACTTAAATCAAGCCCGTGCTTCACTCGAGCGTCTATATACTTCATTGCGTGGCCTTGATATGTCAGCGTCACCTGCTGGTGGCGAAGAGTTTGTGGCACGCTTTACCGCCGCGATGAATGATGATTTCAATACACCGGAAGCTTATTCCGTGTTGTTTGATATGGCGCGTGAAGTTAACCGTCTGAAAACCGTTGATATGGACAAAGCTTCAGCATTAGGCGCACTGATGCGTGAGTTAGCTGATGTGATCGGTATCCTCTATCAAAACCCAGAAGCTTTCTTACAAGGCGAAGCGGGCAGTGATGATGAAGTTGCGGAAATTGAAGCGCTGATCAAATTACGTAACGATTCTCGCGCAGCGAAAGATTGGGCCAACGCCGATTTAGCGCGTGATAAGTTAAATGAGCTAGGCATCGTTTTAGAAGACGGAGCAGAAGGCACAACTTGGCGTCGTAAATAA
- a CDS encoding inactive transglutaminase family protein, with amino-acid sequence MTSRVPFYFLIAILVITGITLSVMRHQDYGVPWGPGETRQIWDIEARVEFVATGGPVKVSLAAPHTQDGFTLIDESASSPGYGLSYINTDTGRRAEWSVRDANGPQTIYYKTQFLVDPQSQADVIPPADSDLVAPTFTAPQQAAVDAITSQASERSADDITFARELVKQFNDPDNQNASLLLDDFSKVEAIGNILSSAGIHSKTVGVIELEDGRRRQSIIPMIEVWDGELWQLFNPESTEQGMKANMLIWDESNVSLLDVIGGKHSKVFFSMLAQDVSPSNATKQKVVADNLLNFSIHSLPLEEQSMFKTIMLIPIGALIVVFLRVLIGLKTSGTFMPVLIAVAFVQTQLVPGIIGFLLIVGTGLVIRSYLSKLNLLLVARISAVIITVILIISMFTIVSFNIGLTQGLTITFFPMIILSWTIERMSILWEEEGAKEVFMQGGGSLFTAVLIYLAMTNPYVQHITFNFIGTQFIVLACILMLGNYTGYRLLELKRFKPLAEE; translated from the coding sequence ATGACGTCTAGAGTGCCATTTTATTTTCTTATCGCCATACTTGTCATTACCGGGATCACTTTAAGCGTCATGCGTCATCAAGACTACGGCGTGCCTTGGGGACCGGGTGAAACACGACAAATATGGGATATTGAAGCTCGCGTTGAGTTTGTTGCTACAGGAGGTCCAGTCAAAGTATCGTTAGCTGCGCCGCATACTCAAGATGGCTTTACCCTAATCGATGAAAGCGCTTCATCACCAGGTTACGGCTTATCTTACATTAATACCGATACTGGTCGTCGTGCAGAATGGTCAGTACGAGATGCAAATGGCCCACAAACCATTTATTACAAAACTCAATTCTTAGTTGACCCTCAATCCCAAGCGGATGTTATTCCACCAGCAGACAGTGATTTAGTTGCCCCAACCTTTACTGCACCTCAACAAGCAGCGGTTGATGCAATCACTTCACAAGCCTCAGAACGTTCAGCGGACGACATTACTTTTGCTCGTGAACTCGTCAAACAATTTAATGATCCAGATAACCAAAACGCATCACTTTTGCTTGATGATTTCAGCAAGGTAGAAGCGATCGGTAACATCTTGTCTTCAGCGGGTATTCATAGCAAAACGGTTGGCGTTATCGAACTAGAAGATGGTCGCCGTCGTCAATCCATCATTCCGATGATTGAAGTATGGGATGGTGAACTTTGGCAGCTATTCAATCCTGAAAGCACAGAGCAAGGCATGAAAGCAAACATGCTGATCTGGGATGAATCGAATGTATCTCTACTGGATGTTATCGGTGGTAAACACAGTAAAGTGTTCTTCTCAATGCTTGCGCAAGATGTTTCTCCAAGCAATGCAACCAAGCAGAAAGTGGTAGCAGATAACCTACTCAACTTCTCTATTCATAGCTTGCCGCTTGAAGAACAGTCTATGTTCAAAACCATCATGCTGATCCCTATCGGCGCATTAATCGTGGTGTTCTTACGCGTATTAATTGGTTTGAAAACCTCTGGTACTTTCATGCCAGTATTGATTGCAGTCGCCTTTGTGCAAACCCAATTAGTACCAGGTATTATTGGTTTCTTACTGATTGTCGGTACGGGTTTGGTGATACGAAGTTACCTCTCCAAGCTTAACTTACTCTTAGTGGCTAGAATATCAGCGGTGATCATTACGGTTATCCTAATTATTTCCATGTTCACGATTGTGTCGTTCAATATTGGTCTAACACAAGGCTTAACCATCACTTTCTTCCCAATGATTATCTTGTCTTGGACGATTGAACGTATGTCTATCTTGTGGGAAGAAGAAGGCGCAAAAGAAGTGTTTATGCAAGGTGGTGGCTCATTATTCACCGCGGTATTAATTTACCTTGCAATGACGAACCCTTACGTTCAACACATCACGTTTAACTTTATTGGCACACAATTTATTGTGCTTGCTTGTATCCTAATGCTAGGTAACTACACTGGCTATCGCCTATTAGAATTGAAACGATTCAAGCCTTTAGCGGAGGAATAA
- a CDS encoding alpha-L-glutamate ligase-like protein: MFFSNFTSPQKLKAKGIMGMNKRNGAYISRYNDRSRYPLVDDKLQTKIIAQKHGATVPKLIGVISQQAQVKNIHQMVKEWPGFVIKPARGSGGKGILVIISHKDGVYIKPSGQAISEQDVERHISNALAGLFSLGGKNDVAVVENLIKFDDVSFDGYSYEGVPDIRVIVFKGYPVMAMMRCSTAASDGKANLHQGAVGVGLDIATGRAVRGVQFDRPITHHPDTGKPLSGLVVPDWEKLLILASSAWEMTGLGYMGTDMVLDKEEGPMVLELNARPGLAIQIANGAGLLPRLQHIESLETPIDYPKPAERVAYAAKQFAAKPQF; encoded by the coding sequence ATGTTTTTCTCTAACTTCACATCGCCTCAAAAGCTAAAAGCAAAGGGCATCATGGGGATGAACAAACGTAATGGCGCGTATATTTCGCGCTATAACGACCGTTCTCGCTATCCTCTGGTGGATGACAAGCTACAAACGAAGATCATTGCGCAAAAACACGGAGCAACAGTGCCTAAGCTCATTGGTGTGATTTCACAACAAGCTCAGGTAAAAAACATTCATCAAATGGTGAAAGAGTGGCCGGGGTTTGTCATTAAGCCTGCTCGCGGTTCGGGCGGTAAAGGCATTCTGGTGATCATTTCCCACAAAGATGGTGTTTACATTAAGCCATCGGGACAAGCGATTTCAGAACAAGATGTAGAGCGTCATATCAGTAACGCCCTTGCCGGTTTATTCTCACTCGGCGGCAAAAACGATGTGGCGGTTGTAGAGAACCTTATCAAATTCGATGATGTTTCTTTTGATGGTTACAGCTATGAAGGTGTGCCAGATATTCGCGTTATCGTATTTAAAGGTTACCCAGTCATGGCGATGATGCGTTGTTCAACAGCTGCATCAGATGGTAAAGCAAACTTACACCAAGGCGCGGTTGGGGTTGGTCTTGATATTGCAACTGGCCGTGCCGTCCGTGGTGTTCAATTTGACCGCCCTATTACCCACCATCCGGATACAGGCAAACCATTAAGTGGTCTTGTTGTACCTGATTGGGAAAAGCTGCTGATCTTAGCTTCTAGCGCTTGGGAAATGACCGGATTAGGTTACATGGGTACCGACATGGTATTGGATAAAGAAGAAGGCCCAATGGTTCTTGAGCTTAATGCCCGTCCTGGCCTGGCAATTCAAATTGCGAATGGCGCAGGTTTATTACCGCGTCTACAGCATATTGAAAGCCTAGAAACACCAATTGACTATCCAAAACCGGCTGAACGTGTTGCTTATGCTGCCAAGCAATTTGCGGCTAAACCTCAGTTCTAA
- a CDS encoding thymidine kinase, with amino-acid sequence MAQMYFYYSAMNAGKSTTLLQSSFNYRERGMNPVIFTAEIDDRAGVGKVSSRIGLQSDAHLYNSETDLYVAVKALNANEKIHCIMIDECQFLNKEQVYQLTEVVDKLHIPVLCYGLRSDFLGELFEGSQYLLAWADKLIELKTICHCGRKANMVIRMDETGKAIAEGDQVAIGGNDRYESVCRLHYKEALGK; translated from the coding sequence GTGGCTCAGATGTATTTTTATTACTCGGCAATGAATGCGGGTAAATCAACCACTTTGCTTCAATCTTCCTTTAACTATCGTGAACGTGGTATGAATCCTGTGATTTTTACGGCTGAAATCGACGATCGAGCGGGTGTTGGTAAAGTGAGCTCTCGCATTGGTTTACAATCTGATGCGCATTTATACAATTCCGAAACTGACTTATATGTTGCTGTGAAAGCGTTAAACGCAAATGAAAAAATTCATTGCATCATGATCGATGAATGCCAGTTCTTAAACAAAGAACAGGTATATCAGTTAACCGAGGTGGTCGATAAGCTACATATCCCAGTCCTTTGTTATGGTTTACGTAGTGACTTTTTAGGTGAGCTGTTTGAAGGTAGCCAATACCTATTAGCATGGGCTGATAAACTGATTGAGCTGAAAACCATCTGTCATTGTGGCCGCAAAGCGAATATGGTGATCCGTATGGATGAAACCGGTAAAGCCATTGCAGAAGGGGATCAGGTTGCGATTGGTGGTAATGATCGTTACGAATCGGTGTGCCGCTTGCATTACAAAGAAGCGCTAGGTAAGTAG
- a CDS encoding peptidylprolyl isomerase, with protein sequence MIILHTNFGDIKVKLNEEKAPLTAANFLQYCQEGFYDNTLFHRVIDGFMIQGGGMTSGLKEKATRATIKNEANNGLSNKVGTLAMARTMEPHSASSQFFINVNDNTFLDFKSESMNGWGYCVFAEVVEGMDVVNKIKAVSTGSYGMHQDVPLEDVVITGTTIEA encoded by the coding sequence ATGATCATCCTTCACACTAACTTTGGCGATATTAAAGTTAAATTAAACGAAGAAAAAGCGCCGCTTACAGCCGCTAACTTCCTACAATATTGCCAAGAAGGCTTTTACGACAACACGCTTTTCCACCGTGTTATCGATGGATTTATGATTCAAGGTGGTGGCATGACCTCTGGCCTAAAAGAAAAAGCCACTCGTGCAACCATCAAAAACGAAGCAAACAACGGCCTAAGCAACAAAGTCGGCACATTGGCAATGGCTCGTACTATGGAACCTCATTCGGCCAGCTCTCAGTTCTTCATCAACGTGAACGACAACACTTTCCTTGATTTCAAATCTGAATCAATGAACGGTTGGGGTTACTGTGTATTCGCTGAAGTGGTTGAAGGCATGGATGTTGTAAACAAAATCAAAGCGGTAAGCACAGGTTCTTACGGCATGCACCAAGATGTACCACTGGAAGATGTGGTTATCACTGGAACTACAATCGAAGCATAA
- the cmoB gene encoding tRNA 5-methoxyuridine(34)/uridine 5-oxyacetic acid(34) synthase CmoB — MFNFANFYQLIAQDQRLQPWLNILPQQLTDWQNAEHGDFERWVKALNKISGAQPDNIDIATQVSITNDEPLAIGEQKKLESLLRTFHPWRKGPYHVHGLDIETEWRSDWKWDRVLPHISDLTHRSVLDVGCGNGYHMWRMLGAGARLCVGIDPSHLFLIQFEAIRKLMGGDQRAHLLPLGIEQLPELKAFDTVFSMGVLYHRRSPLDHLYQLKNQLVPGGELVLETLVIEGDENAVLVPVDRYAQMRNVYFFPSAKALKVWLEKCGFINVRIVDENVTSTEEQRSTNWMTHNSLPDYLDANDPSKTVEGYPAPRRAILVATNP, encoded by the coding sequence ATGTTTAATTTTGCTAACTTTTACCAATTAATCGCCCAAGACCAACGCCTGCAACCTTGGCTCAATATTTTGCCACAACAATTAACTGATTGGCAAAATGCCGAACATGGTGATTTCGAACGCTGGGTAAAAGCGCTCAATAAAATTTCAGGCGCTCAACCTGATAACATTGATATTGCTACCCAAGTCAGTATCACCAATGATGAGCCTTTAGCAATTGGCGAGCAGAAAAAACTCGAAAGCCTTCTGCGTACTTTCCACCCTTGGCGTAAAGGCCCATACCATGTGCATGGCTTAGACATAGAAACGGAATGGCGTTCAGACTGGAAATGGGATCGCGTTTTGCCTCATATTTCTGACTTAACGCATCGTTCTGTACTCGATGTCGGTTGTGGCAATGGCTATCACATGTGGCGCATGCTTGGCGCGGGCGCACGTCTTTGTGTGGGAATTGACCCATCACATTTATTTTTAATCCAATTTGAAGCCATTCGTAAGCTAATGGGTGGCGATCAACGTGCTCATCTGCTCCCTCTTGGCATTGAACAGCTACCCGAACTAAAAGCATTCGATACGGTATTTAGCATGGGTGTGCTTTATCACCGCCGCTCACCGCTTGATCATTTGTATCAACTAAAAAATCAATTAGTGCCAGGTGGTGAATTGGTTCTAGAAACCTTAGTGATCGAAGGCGATGAAAACGCGGTATTGGTCCCTGTCGATCGCTACGCTCAAATGCGCAATGTTTATTTCTTCCCATCCGCTAAGGCATTAAAAGTATGGTTAGAAAAATGTGGCTTCATCAACGTGCGCATTGTGGATGAAAACGTGACTAGTACGGAAGAACAACGTAGTACTAACTGGATGACGCATAATTCGTTACCGGATTACCTAGATGCCAATGATCCAAGCAAAACCGTTGAAGGCTACCCTGCACCTCGTCGTGCCATTTTAGTTGCCACAAACCCATAG
- a CDS encoding ATP-dependent zinc protease family protein: MLKKSLGLAVFALGSLSGCAYMTGEHYSKQTINAVNQSEENLTNRIEELDSNLDKQTDYIASLESEIINLSNEVEVLKQRQHAYFNSVRKAQSNSNSATVTSNITVTDLAEPQTRPGMVTLGSLENVGIDIVKTDFTARVDTGATTSSINAVDLQEFERNGQKWVKFHISDETAPEDRKWVEAPIIKHVKIRQSSTNSLERRPVVELWIKIGSIHEKAQFTLADRTQMDYPILLGREFIQDVAYVDVSREFIESQAPKKNSK; this comes from the coding sequence ATGCTCAAAAAATCATTAGGTCTTGCAGTTTTTGCCCTAGGTTCGCTTTCTGGCTGTGCATATATGACAGGAGAACACTACTCCAAGCAAACCATTAATGCGGTTAACCAAAGTGAAGAAAACCTGACTAATCGTATCGAAGAGCTTGATTCTAACCTAGATAAACAGACTGATTATATTGCTAGTCTAGAGTCGGAGATCATCAACCTGAGTAACGAAGTAGAAGTATTGAAACAACGTCAACACGCTTACTTCAATTCGGTACGAAAAGCCCAATCAAACTCTAACTCAGCCACCGTCACATCTAACATTACCGTGACTGATTTAGCAGAACCACAAACCCGTCCGGGTATGGTGACATTAGGTTCGTTAGAAAACGTCGGTATTGATATTGTCAAAACTGATTTCACTGCTCGCGTGGATACCGGTGCGACCACCTCCTCAATCAATGCAGTTGATTTACAAGAATTCGAGCGTAATGGACAAAAGTGGGTTAAATTTCATATATCTGATGAAACTGCCCCAGAAGACAGAAAATGGGTAGAAGCTCCAATCATTAAGCATGTCAAAATTCGCCAATCGAGTACCAATTCTTTAGAACGTAGACCGGTTGTTGAATTATGGATCAAGATTGGCAGTATCCATGAGAAAGCACAATTTACTTTAGCTGACCGTACGCAAATGGATTATCCAATTTTGCTGGGACGCGAGTTTATTCAAGATGTTGCTTATGTTGATGTGAGCCGAGAGTTCATTGAGTCACAAGCACCAAAGAAAAATTCAAAATAA
- the lpxH gene encoding UDP-2,3-diacylglucosamine diphosphatase — MTTLFIADLHLSPLRPDITDCFLRFMQQEAPQAEKLYVLGDLFEFWIGDDDNSPFNISIKNAFKTLTQQGVECFFIQGNRDFLLGKRFCAETGMTLLPDTAVIDLYGTPTLILHGDTLCTRDEKYQEFRKTVHQKWLQTLFHWIPLFIRRKIVSNVQAKIKKQKRRKHMDIMDVTPEEVVHELEKNNVIHMIHGHTHRPDIHQHKTANGMATRIVLGDWYEQGSILVCNSTGCELQQRPL, encoded by the coding sequence ATGACCACCTTATTCATTGCTGATCTGCATTTATCGCCCCTTCGTCCTGATATCACGGATTGCTTTTTACGCTTTATGCAACAAGAAGCACCGCAGGCCGAAAAACTATACGTGCTCGGTGATCTATTCGAATTTTGGATTGGTGATGATGACAACTCCCCTTTCAATATTTCCATAAAAAATGCGTTTAAAACTTTAACTCAACAAGGTGTTGAATGCTTTTTTATTCAAGGTAATAGGGATTTCTTATTAGGTAAACGCTTCTGTGCTGAAACAGGAATGACCCTACTGCCCGATACCGCTGTGATTGACTTATACGGTACGCCAACATTAATACTGCATGGTGACACCTTATGCACTCGCGATGAGAAATATCAAGAATTTCGCAAAACCGTGCATCAGAAATGGCTGCAAACCTTGTTCCATTGGATACCTTTGTTCATTCGTCGAAAAATTGTGTCCAACGTTCAAGCGAAAATTAAAAAGCAAAAGCGTCGTAAACACATGGATATTATGGACGTCACGCCAGAAGAAGTTGTCCATGAATTAGAAAAAAATAATGTGATACACATGATCCACGGTCATACCCATCGCCCGGATATTCATCAACATAAGACAGCAAACGGAATGGCAACTCGGATAGTTCTCGGTGATTGGTATGAGCAAGGCTCTATTTTAGTGTGTAATTCAACCGGATGTGAGCTTCAACAAAGGCCACTTTAA